A genomic window from Streptomyces mirabilis includes:
- a CDS encoding LacI family DNA-binding transcriptional regulator codes for MTVAPGSRSAGPAKLADVAALAGVSVGTASKALNGGGRMRPETRQRVLDAVDALGFRPNQHAQSLHTGRSWTVGLMTTDGIGRFSTPVLLGAEDALGAGKISVLLCDTRGDAIREQHHLRNLMDRRVDGIIVTGRRTDPRPPLDGIEAVPIVYALSPSTDPADTSVVSDDRGGAVLAVEHLLAAGRTRIAHITGPEHHAAARDRARHAVEHLERASLGLSTGRVHHGEWSEAWGRRAADAVLRTAPDTDAFFCGNDQIARGVADALRERGVNVPGDIAVVGYDNWDTMALASRPPLTTIDMDLTEIGRIAALRLLEAIDADPAPGVHTVPCRLIVRESS; via the coding sequence GTGACCGTTGCTCCAGGTTCCCGCTCCGCCGGCCCGGCGAAGCTCGCCGACGTCGCCGCCCTGGCGGGCGTCAGTGTGGGTACGGCGTCGAAGGCGCTGAACGGCGGCGGGCGGATGCGTCCCGAGACCCGCCAGCGGGTCCTCGACGCCGTCGACGCACTCGGGTTCCGGCCCAACCAGCACGCGCAGAGCCTGCACACCGGGCGGAGCTGGACGGTCGGGCTGATGACGACCGACGGCATCGGCCGCTTCAGCACCCCCGTACTGCTCGGTGCCGAGGACGCGCTCGGGGCCGGCAAGATCTCCGTCCTGCTGTGCGACACCCGCGGCGACGCGATCCGGGAACAGCACCACCTGCGCAACCTGATGGACCGCCGGGTGGACGGCATCATCGTCACCGGCCGCCGTACGGACCCCCGTCCGCCCCTGGACGGCATCGAGGCCGTCCCCATCGTCTACGCGCTCTCGCCGTCCACCGATCCGGCCGACACCTCGGTGGTCTCCGACGACCGGGGCGGGGCCGTACTGGCCGTCGAGCACCTGCTGGCCGCGGGCCGCACGCGCATCGCCCACATCACCGGCCCGGAACACCACGCGGCCGCCCGCGACCGGGCCCGGCACGCGGTCGAGCATCTGGAGCGGGCCTCCCTCGGACTCTCGACGGGGCGGGTGCACCACGGGGAGTGGAGCGAGGCGTGGGGGCGCCGCGCCGCCGACGCGGTCCTGCGCACGGCACCGGACACGGACGCCTTCTTCTGCGGCAACGACCAGATCGCCCGGGGTGTGGCGGACGCGCTGCGCGAGCGGGGCGTCAACGTGCCCGGCGACATCGCGGTCGTCGGCTACGACAACTGGGACACCATGGCCCTGGCCAGCAGGCCGCCCCTCACGACGATCGACATGGACCTCACCGAGATCGGCCGGATCGCCGCCCTGCGACTCCTCGAAGCCATCGACGCCGACCCGGCACCGGGCGTGCACACCGTCCCGTGCCGACTGATCGTCCGCGAGTCCAGCTGA
- a CDS encoding sugar ABC transporter substrate-binding protein encodes MRITRRTLLAACVAAGTLASVTACGGGGSGSSDSTGKSATYTFWDPYPQFDTSSDWGKRVAQCGTSAGVKIKRTGYDTTDLGNKALLAAQQGNAPDVMLVDNPVVSTLVEAGILNKTNDLGLDTSAIQKNIIGAGTIDGASYGVPIGANTLALYYNKKILTAAHVDPASIKDWASLTAALKKVKSAGKKGITFSAIGTEEGSFQFLPWFWGAGGDLTHLDSPKSAAALSLWKQWVDEGLAPKDVLNNTQTTSWQEFATGDYAFGENGTWQLANAEKAGFPYGVVSIPGQNGGSAPVPTGGEFVTVPVQQDTARYDVSKKIVTCLTSSESLLASDTALTYVAPTAAVQAQQVQANPKLKPWVAAVAAARGRTSGGLGTKYPTISQPMWTAVQAALSGGKSPKAALDAAQTAAGRSKG; translated from the coding sequence ATGCGAATCACCCGCAGAACTCTCCTCGCCGCCTGTGTCGCCGCCGGCACCCTCGCCTCCGTCACGGCCTGCGGGGGCGGCGGTTCGGGTTCCTCCGACTCCACCGGCAAGTCGGCGACGTACACCTTCTGGGACCCGTACCCGCAGTTCGACACCTCCTCGGACTGGGGCAAGCGCGTCGCCCAGTGCGGTACCTCGGCGGGCGTCAAGATCAAGCGCACCGGCTACGACACCACCGACCTGGGCAACAAGGCGCTGCTGGCCGCCCAGCAGGGCAACGCGCCCGACGTGATGCTCGTGGACAACCCGGTCGTCTCCACACTGGTCGAGGCGGGGATCCTCAACAAGACGAACGACCTCGGTCTGGACACGTCCGCGATCCAGAAGAACATCATCGGCGCCGGCACCATCGACGGCGCCTCCTACGGCGTACCGATCGGCGCCAACACGCTCGCCCTCTACTACAACAAGAAGATCCTGACCGCCGCCCACGTCGACCCCGCCTCCATCAAGGACTGGGCGTCGCTCACGGCCGCCCTGAAGAAGGTCAAGTCGGCAGGGAAGAAGGGCATCACCTTCTCGGCGATCGGCACGGAGGAGGGCAGCTTCCAGTTCCTGCCGTGGTTCTGGGGCGCGGGCGGCGACCTCACCCACCTCGACTCGCCGAAGAGCGCCGCCGCGCTGTCGCTGTGGAAGCAGTGGGTCGACGAGGGTCTCGCGCCCAAGGACGTCCTGAACAACACCCAGACCACCAGCTGGCAGGAGTTCGCCACCGGCGACTACGCCTTCGGCGAGAACGGCACCTGGCAGCTCGCCAACGCGGAGAAGGCCGGATTCCCCTACGGGGTCGTCAGTATCCCCGGGCAGAACGGCGGTTCGGCGCCGGTGCCGACCGGCGGCGAGTTCGTCACCGTACCCGTACAGCAGGACACCGCGCGTTACGACGTCAGCAAGAAGATCGTCACGTGTCTGACCAGCTCGGAGAGCCTGCTGGCGAGCGACACCGCCCTGACGTACGTCGCACCCACCGCGGCGGTCCAGGCCCAGCAGGTCCAGGCGAACCCGAAGCTCAAGCCGTGGGTGGCGGCCGTGGCCGCCGCGCGTGGCCGTACCAGTGGCGGTCTCGGCACGAAGTACCCCACCATCTCGCAGCCGATGTGGACGGCCGTACAGGCGGCCCTGTCCGGTGGCAAGAGCCCCAAGGCAGCTCTCGACGCCGCGCAGACGGCGGCCGGCAGGAGCAAGGGCTGA
- a CDS encoding histidine phosphatase family protein, which yields MTSRVMMISPAISAALREARFDDGCPLEATGAARARSAAGSLPAAQRLLVSPTPRCRETASALGFDGAVETAPAGLDVGGWRGRTLADVSADAPDAVALWLADPAAAPHGGESVHQLCERVAAWLDEAAGFSGRTVAVVEPEVVRAAAVRALGAPESAFWRIDVPPLTATEFSGRAGRWNATFGRPLGLAAGGDQGGTH from the coding sequence ATGACGAGCCGAGTGATGATGATCTCTCCCGCGATCAGTGCGGCGCTGCGGGAGGCGCGCTTCGACGACGGATGCCCGCTCGAGGCCACCGGCGCCGCGCGAGCGCGATCGGCCGCGGGCTCCCTTCCGGCAGCACAGCGGCTACTCGTATCCCCCACTCCGCGATGCCGGGAGACCGCGTCGGCGTTGGGGTTCGACGGCGCTGTCGAGACCGCGCCGGCCGGGCTCGACGTGGGTGGTTGGCGGGGCCGTACGCTGGCCGACGTCAGCGCCGACGCCCCGGACGCCGTCGCCCTCTGGCTGGCGGACCCGGCCGCCGCACCGCACGGCGGTGAGTCGGTGCACCAGTTGTGCGAGCGGGTCGCGGCCTGGCTGGACGAGGCCGCGGGGTTCTCCGGACGGACCGTCGCCGTGGTGGAGCCGGAAGTCGTACGAGCCGCGGCCGTTCGGGCACTCGGGGCACCGGAGTCGGCGTTCTGGCGGATCGATGTACCGCCACTGACCGCCACCGAGTTCAGCGGTCGCGCCGGACGCTGGAACGCGACGTTCGGGAGACCGCTCGGTCTCGCCGCGGGCGGCGATCAGGGCGGCACCCACTGA
- the sbnA gene encoding 2,3-diaminopropionate biosynthesis protein SbnA, which produces MPVISVPQDYNEDDLFVDLEGMFGHSLFLKCEGFNFAGSIKLKAATEMVEAAERDGLLRPRSVLVESSSGNLGVALSMIAAAKGYPFLCVTDSRCNLATRLMMEALGGQVHVITEPDPVSGFLGARIDHVRALCASEDRYVWLNQYTNPNNGMAHYRRTAPAVARQFPDLDVLFVGAGTTGTLMGCARYFREWHRPVRVVAVDSVGSVTFGGDAGRRMIPGLGASRRPPMLDESYVDDVVRVAETDTIRACHRLAGRGFLFGGSTGTVVSGAMDWLARHQERELTAVAIAPDLGERYLETIYQTNWVRDLYGEDAVDSQALTGTSRAA; this is translated from the coding sequence ATGCCCGTCATATCCGTCCCCCAGGACTACAACGAGGACGATCTCTTCGTCGACCTGGAGGGAATGTTCGGGCACTCGCTGTTCCTCAAGTGCGAGGGCTTCAATTTCGCCGGTTCGATCAAACTCAAGGCCGCCACCGAAATGGTCGAGGCCGCCGAACGCGACGGCCTGCTGAGGCCGCGCTCGGTTCTGGTCGAGTCGTCCTCGGGCAACCTGGGCGTGGCTCTGAGCATGATCGCTGCCGCCAAGGGCTACCCGTTCCTGTGCGTGACCGACTCCCGCTGCAACCTGGCGACCCGGCTGATGATGGAAGCCCTGGGAGGCCAGGTCCACGTCATCACCGAACCCGACCCCGTCAGCGGCTTCCTCGGCGCGCGCATCGACCACGTCCGCGCGCTGTGCGCCTCCGAGGACCGCTATGTGTGGCTCAACCAGTACACCAACCCCAACAACGGCATGGCCCACTACCGCAGGACCGCACCGGCCGTCGCCCGGCAGTTCCCGGACCTGGACGTCCTGTTCGTCGGGGCCGGCACGACCGGGACCCTGATGGGCTGCGCGCGCTACTTCCGCGAGTGGCACCGCCCGGTGCGCGTCGTGGCCGTGGACAGCGTGGGCTCCGTGACGTTCGGCGGCGACGCCGGTCGGCGGATGATTCCCGGCCTGGGCGCCAGCAGACGCCCGCCGATGCTGGACGAGTCGTATGTGGACGACGTGGTGCGCGTGGCCGAGACCGACACCATCCGGGCCTGTCACCGGCTGGCCGGGCGCGGGTTTCTGTTCGGAGGGTCCACCGGCACGGTGGTCAGCGGCGCGATGGACTGGCTGGCCCGGCACCAGGAGCGGGAGTTGACCGCGGTGGCCATCGCCCCGGATCTGGGTGAGCGGTATCTGGAGACCATCTACCAGACCAACTGGGTGCGGGACCTGTACGGCGAGGACGCCGTCGACTCCCAGGCGTTGACCGGCACGTCCCGGGCCGCCTGA
- a CDS encoding sugar ABC transporter permease — MTIARVDRRPKRSPAVSGAAGGADRRDVPPRRRRGRDRLTALGFLSPLVAYLVAFYLYPLYRNLDLSLRDYTVRSFVAGDAPFSGWDNFSQVLNDPTFGPALGNTMVFTFVSIALQYAAGLGLAVFFNRHFRLSTTLRALFLIPWLLPLIVSASTWSWMLNSESGVVNYALHLVGVPPVDWLTSPHWALASVVIANVWIGIPFNLVILYSGLQNIPGELYEAASLDGASGRQQFRRITFPLLRPVSAITLLLGLVYTLKVFDLIWIMTKGGPGDSSSTLATWSYQLAFGTLLPHFGPGAAVGNILILIALVFGLLYIRVQRRQEA; from the coding sequence ATGACCATCGCCCGAGTCGACCGCCGTCCCAAGCGGTCCCCGGCCGTGTCCGGAGCGGCGGGCGGCGCCGACCGGCGTGACGTGCCGCCACGCCGTCGGCGCGGCAGGGACCGGCTGACCGCGCTGGGCTTCCTCTCCCCGCTCGTGGCCTACCTCGTCGCCTTCTACCTCTATCCGCTCTACCGCAACCTCGATCTGAGCCTGCGTGACTACACGGTCCGCTCGTTCGTGGCGGGCGACGCGCCGTTCTCGGGCTGGGACAACTTCTCCCAGGTGCTGAACGACCCGACCTTCGGGCCCGCGCTGGGCAACACGATGGTGTTCACCTTCGTGTCGATCGCGCTCCAGTACGCGGCCGGGCTGGGGCTCGCGGTCTTCTTCAACCGGCACTTCCGTCTCTCCACCACGCTGCGGGCGCTGTTCCTCATCCCGTGGCTGCTGCCGCTGATCGTGTCGGCGTCGACCTGGTCCTGGATGCTGAACAGCGAGTCGGGCGTGGTCAATTACGCCCTCCACCTCGTCGGCGTTCCGCCCGTCGACTGGCTGACCTCGCCGCACTGGGCGCTCGCGTCGGTCGTCATCGCCAACGTCTGGATCGGCATCCCCTTCAACCTCGTCATCCTCTACAGCGGTCTGCAGAACATCCCCGGGGAGCTGTACGAGGCCGCCTCGCTGGACGGGGCGAGCGGCCGGCAGCAGTTCCGGCGCATCACCTTTCCCCTGCTGCGGCCGGTCTCCGCGATCACGCTGCTGCTCGGACTGGTCTACACGCTCAAGGTGTTCGACCTGATCTGGATCATGACCAAGGGAGGTCCCGGCGACTCCTCGTCGACGCTGGCGACCTGGTCGTACCAGCTCGCGTTCGGCACTCTGCTCCCGCACTTCGGTCCCGGTGCCGCCGTCGGCAACATCCTCATCCTCATCGCCCTCGTCTTCGGCCTGCTGTACATCCGCGTCCAGAGGAGGCAGGAAGCGTGA
- a CDS encoding arsenate reductase ArsC — protein sequence MSATPLASVLFVCVHNAGRSQMAAGFLSHLASDRIEVRSAGSIPGEQVNPAAVEAMREVGVDIAGRQPKLLTTEAVQASDYVITMGCGDACPVFPGKKYLDWALEDPAGKGVESVRPIRDEIKARVENLISEIDARPEA from the coding sequence ATGTCTGCCACTCCGCTCGCCTCCGTGCTGTTCGTCTGTGTGCACAACGCCGGGCGTTCACAGATGGCGGCCGGCTTCCTTTCGCATCTCGCGAGCGACCGGATCGAGGTCCGCTCGGCGGGTTCGATCCCGGGCGAGCAGGTCAACCCGGCCGCGGTCGAGGCCATGCGGGAGGTCGGCGTCGACATCGCCGGCCGACAGCCGAAGCTCCTCACCACCGAGGCCGTCCAGGCGTCCGACTACGTGATCACCATGGGCTGCGGCGACGCCTGCCCGGTCTTTCCCGGCAAGAAGTACCTCGACTGGGCCCTGGAGGACCCGGCAGGCAAGGGTGTGGAGTCCGTGCGCCCCATCCGGGACGAGATCAAGGCCCGTGTCGAGAACCTGATCAGCGAGATCGATGCCCGGCCGGAGGCGTGA
- a CDS encoding Pls/PosA family non-ribosomal peptide synthetase, which yields MLEKSVEVLTAEPADIPPLQGSGDADAATDTERLLADVLAGVVRVEQVPVDGHFFNDLGADSLVMAQFCARVRKRGDMPAVSMKDIYRHPTIRSLATALVDAAPAPAPISTAAPVPSPSAEAPSPARTPTDVRASAEGTARAEAQAAARTRRYVVCGVLQFLIFLGYSCLVALAVEEGHEWISAGSGLFDLYLRSVLLAGAGFLGLCALPIVVKWTLVGRWRSGEFPLWGMAYVRFWVVKTLIRTSPVRLFAGSPLYVLYLRALGARIGKGVTILSHTIPVCTDLLTVGEGTIIRKDVLLSCYRAHAGVIQTGPVTLGSNVLVSEHTVLDIETSMGDGAQLGHASSLHTGQVVPAGERRHGSPAQPTEVDYRRVDPADCSTAKRTAYGVVQLLSLLAVYLPLALGGVTALLTGLPQLQTFLNPQPMASPAFYVDALIASVVLLFGSLLAGLLVVGTVPRFLSRAVQPGKVYPLYGFHYGIQRAIAVMTNRKSLTTLFGDSSGIVHYLRYLGYDLSRVEQTGSNFGTEVQHENPYLSSVGTGTMIADGLSLMNADFSSTSFRVSRTSIGPHNFLGNRIAYPAQGRTGDNCLLATKVMVPIDGPVREGVGLLGSPSFEIPRTVMRDNRFNHLETGDELRRRLAAKNRHNAATAGLYLLARLIHLFVITLITMGAVDLYPSFGALAIALASVLTLTYTVVHFALVERASTGFKPQKPLYCSIYEPSFWRHERFWKMASVHYIQAFDGTPFKNVIWRLLGARIGKRVFDDGCFFPERTLVTIGDDSTLNAGTVVQCHSQEDGAFKSDRSALGNGCTLGVGAFVHYGVTIADGAALAPDSFLMKGEEIPSHAQWGGNPAREMPDHRTQVEAGKEPHTSQSAPARGL from the coding sequence GTGCTAGAGAAATCCGTGGAGGTCTTGACGGCCGAACCGGCTGACATCCCACCCCTCCAGGGCAGTGGGGACGCCGATGCGGCGACCGACACCGAAAGGCTTCTGGCCGACGTGCTGGCCGGGGTCGTCCGCGTCGAGCAGGTCCCGGTCGACGGCCACTTCTTCAACGACCTGGGTGCCGATTCCCTGGTGATGGCCCAGTTCTGCGCGCGGGTCAGGAAGCGGGGGGACATGCCGGCGGTGTCGATGAAGGACATCTACCGGCACCCCACCATCCGGAGCCTGGCCACCGCGCTCGTCGATGCCGCTCCCGCTCCTGCCCCCATCTCCACCGCCGCCCCCGTCCCGTCCCCGTCCGCGGAGGCGCCGTCACCGGCGCGGACACCGACCGACGTGCGGGCCTCTGCAGAGGGGACGGCGCGGGCCGAGGCGCAGGCGGCGGCTCGTACACGGCGCTACGTCGTCTGTGGAGTGCTGCAGTTCCTGATCTTCCTGGGCTATTCCTGCCTTGTCGCCCTGGCCGTCGAGGAAGGTCATGAGTGGATCTCCGCGGGATCAGGCCTGTTCGACCTCTATCTGCGGTCCGTCCTGCTCGCCGGCGCGGGCTTCCTCGGCCTGTGCGCCCTTCCGATCGTGGTGAAGTGGACGCTCGTCGGCCGCTGGCGGTCCGGGGAGTTCCCCCTGTGGGGCATGGCCTATGTGCGTTTCTGGGTCGTCAAGACGTTGATCCGCACCAGCCCCGTGCGTCTGTTCGCCGGTTCACCGCTCTACGTGCTCTACCTCAGGGCGCTCGGGGCACGGATCGGCAAGGGCGTCACGATCCTCTCCCACACGATCCCGGTCTGCACCGACCTGCTCACCGTCGGCGAGGGCACGATCATCCGCAAGGACGTGCTGCTGTCCTGCTACCGCGCCCACGCCGGCGTGATCCAGACCGGCCCGGTCACTCTCGGCAGCAACGTGCTCGTCAGCGAGCACACGGTCCTGGACATCGAGACCTCGATGGGCGACGGCGCCCAGCTGGGTCACGCATCCTCCCTGCACACCGGCCAGGTGGTGCCCGCCGGCGAACGCCGACACGGCTCCCCCGCGCAGCCGACCGAGGTGGACTACCGGAGGGTCGACCCCGCCGACTGCTCCACCGCCAAAAGGACCGCGTACGGCGTTGTACAGCTGCTGAGCCTGCTGGCGGTGTACCTGCCGCTGGCGCTGGGCGGCGTGACCGCCCTGCTCACGGGTCTCCCGCAGCTTCAGACGTTCCTGAACCCGCAGCCGATGGCCAGCCCGGCGTTCTACGTCGATGCCCTGATCGCCTCCGTGGTCCTCCTGTTCGGATCCCTGCTCGCCGGCCTCCTCGTCGTGGGCACCGTGCCGCGTTTTCTGAGCCGGGCCGTCCAACCCGGCAAGGTCTATCCGCTGTACGGCTTCCACTACGGCATTCAGCGGGCGATCGCGGTGATGACCAACAGGAAGTCCCTCACCACCCTCTTCGGCGACAGTTCCGGCATCGTCCACTACCTGCGCTACCTCGGATACGACCTGTCCCGCGTCGAGCAGACCGGGTCGAACTTCGGCACCGAAGTGCAGCACGAGAACCCCTACCTGAGCTCGGTCGGCACCGGCACCATGATCGCCGACGGACTGTCCCTCATGAACGCGGACTTCTCCAGCACGTCCTTCCGTGTGTCCCGCACGTCGATCGGGCCGCACAACTTCCTCGGAAACCGCATCGCCTACCCCGCGCAGGGCAGGACCGGAGACAACTGCCTGCTCGCGACGAAGGTCATGGTCCCCATCGACGGACCCGTGCGCGAAGGCGTGGGCCTGCTGGGCTCACCCAGCTTCGAGATCCCGCGCACGGTGATGCGCGACAACCGGTTCAACCACCTCGAGACCGGCGACGAACTGCGCCGCCGCCTGGCCGCCAAGAACAGGCACAACGCGGCGACCGCCGGCCTGTATCTGCTCGCGCGGCTGATCCACTTGTTCGTGATCACCCTCATCACCATGGGCGCGGTCGACCTCTACCCGTCGTTCGGCGCGCTGGCGATCGCACTGGCCAGTGTCCTCACCCTGACGTACACCGTCGTCCACTTCGCGCTCGTCGAGCGGGCCTCCACCGGATTCAAGCCCCAGAAGCCGTTGTACTGCTCGATCTACGAACCCTCCTTCTGGCGCCACGAACGCTTTTGGAAGATGGCCTCGGTCCACTACATCCAGGCCTTCGACGGCACCCCGTTCAAGAACGTGATCTGGCGGCTGCTGGGGGCCCGGATCGGCAAGCGGGTCTTCGACGACGGCTGCTTCTTCCCGGAGCGCACCCTCGTCACCATCGGCGACGACAGCACGCTGAACGCGGGCACCGTGGTCCAGTGCCACTCGCAGGAGGACGGCGCCTTCAAGTCCGACCGCAGTGCCCTCGGCAACGGCTGCACCCTCGGCGTCGGCGCCTTCGTCCACTACGGCGTGACCATCGCGGACGGCGCCGCGCTGGCCCCCGACTCCTTCCTCATGAAGGGCGAGGAGATCCCCTCGCACGCCCAATGGGGAGGCAACCCTGCCCGGGAGATGCCGGACCACAGGACCCAGGTCGAGGCCGGTAAGGAACCCCACACCAGCCAGTCCGCCCCGGCTCGCGGCCTCTGA
- a CDS encoding glycoside hydrolase family 127 protein, with translation MPRTDSALPFRTDVSAATERGAAPVGPVRLGPDAPAALRPAAAEVRTGFWHERREVNAHTSIPQGPALLESAGNLHNLRLAAGTAQGAFQGGYPFVDTDVYKWLEAASWQLARSGPPADGEENSPHLRQLAAEVERIIALVADAQQSDGYLNTWFQVRKNGERYQDLRWGHELYCAGHLIQAAVAHHRATGRDELLLVARRFADHLDSVFGLPGSGRPIDGVDGHPEVETALVELYRETGERRYLDLAGYFVDRYGHGLLGGEAYCQDRVPLREAVTVEGHAVRQLYLLAGATDVATETGDAELRSAAERLWRAMTTTKTHLTGGLGAHHDEEDFGDPFELPNERAYCETCAAIASIQWSWRMALLTGEARYSDLIERTLYNGFLAGVSLDGEGWLYVNPLQVRDGHTDPGGDQSARRTRWFRCACCPPNVMRLLAGLEHYLSSTDAEGQGLQIHQYVAGRYRGDLDGTPVTVSAETGYPWHGAVSLTVEETPRERPWTLSLRIPQWCHEYRVRCGDRTYDQADAPVADGWLRLERTWAPGDRVVVELGLEPRLTAADPRVDAVRGCVAIERGPLVYCLEQVDHPGGGLDDVVIDTARPLAVKQRPDLLGGVTTVVTTGRRRAVPDTGWWPYRSADADPAIAPSGESVELTAIPYYAWANRQDGSMRVWLPTS, from the coding sequence ATGCCCCGCACAGACTCCGCCCTGCCCTTCCGCACCGACGTCTCGGCTGCCACCGAACGGGGAGCTGCCCCCGTGGGCCCGGTCCGGCTCGGCCCGGACGCCCCCGCCGCGCTGCGCCCCGCCGCCGCGGAGGTGCGCACCGGCTTCTGGCACGAGCGGCGCGAGGTCAACGCGCACACCTCGATCCCGCAGGGCCCCGCTCTGCTGGAGTCCGCGGGAAACCTGCACAACCTGCGCCTGGCGGCCGGCACGGCCCAGGGCGCGTTCCAGGGCGGTTACCCCTTCGTCGACACCGACGTCTACAAGTGGCTGGAGGCCGCCTCCTGGCAGCTCGCCCGCAGCGGGCCACCGGCCGACGGTGAGGAGAACAGCCCCCACCTGCGTCAACTCGCCGCCGAAGTCGAGCGGATCATCGCCCTGGTCGCCGACGCCCAGCAGTCCGACGGCTACCTCAACACCTGGTTCCAGGTCCGCAAGAACGGTGAGCGCTACCAGGACCTGCGCTGGGGGCACGAGTTGTACTGCGCGGGCCATCTGATCCAGGCGGCGGTGGCCCATCACCGTGCGACCGGTCGCGACGAACTCCTCCTCGTGGCGCGACGGTTCGCCGACCACCTCGACTCCGTCTTCGGCCTTCCCGGCAGCGGCAGGCCGATCGACGGCGTCGACGGCCATCCGGAGGTGGAGACCGCCCTGGTCGAGCTGTACCGGGAGACCGGCGAGCGACGCTATCTGGATCTCGCCGGCTACTTCGTCGACCGTTACGGCCACGGCCTGCTCGGCGGCGAGGCGTACTGCCAGGACCGCGTGCCGTTGCGCGAGGCGGTCACCGTCGAGGGGCACGCCGTGCGCCAGTTGTATCTGCTGGCCGGTGCGACGGACGTGGCCACCGAGACCGGCGACGCCGAACTGCGCTCCGCCGCCGAGCGGTTGTGGCGGGCGATGACCACGACCAAGACCCATCTGACCGGTGGTCTCGGGGCGCACCACGACGAGGAGGACTTCGGCGACCCGTTCGAGCTGCCCAACGAACGCGCCTACTGCGAGACCTGCGCCGCCATCGCCTCGATCCAGTGGAGCTGGCGCATGGCCCTGCTCACCGGCGAGGCCCGCTACAGCGACCTGATCGAGCGCACCCTGTACAACGGGTTCCTCGCCGGTGTCTCGCTGGACGGCGAAGGCTGGCTGTACGTCAATCCGCTCCAGGTCCGTGACGGCCACACCGACCCCGGTGGCGACCAGTCGGCCCGCCGCACCCGCTGGTTCCGCTGCGCCTGCTGCCCCCCGAACGTGATGCGGCTGTTGGCCGGGCTCGAGCACTACCTCTCCTCGACCGACGCCGAGGGACAGGGCCTGCAGATCCACCAGTACGTCGCGGGCCGCTACCGCGGTGACCTCGACGGCACGCCCGTCACCGTGTCCGCCGAGACCGGCTACCCCTGGCACGGCGCGGTGTCCCTGACCGTCGAGGAGACCCCGCGCGAGCGGCCCTGGACGCTGTCCCTGCGCATCCCGCAGTGGTGCCACGAGTACCGCGTGCGGTGCGGCGACCGGACGTACGACCAGGCCGACGCCCCCGTCGCCGACGGCTGGCTGCGGCTGGAGCGCACCTGGGCACCGGGCGACCGGGTCGTCGTCGAACTCGGCCTGGAGCCCCGCCTCACCGCGGCCGACCCCCGGGTGGACGCGGTCCGCGGCTGTGTGGCGATCGAGCGGGGCCCGCTCGTGTACTGCCTGGAGCAGGTGGACCACCCCGGGGGCGGTCTGGACGACGTCGTCATCGACACGGCGCGGCCGCTCGCCGTGAAGCAGCGACCTGATCTGCTCGGCGGTGTCACCACCGTCGTCACCACGGGCCGTCGCCGCGCGGTCCCGGACACCGGCTGGTGGCCCTATCGGTCCGCCGACGCCGACCCGGCCATCGCGCCCTCGGGCGAGTCCGTCGAGCTCACCGCGATCCCCTACTACGCCTGGGCCAACCGGCAGGACGGCAGCATGCGCGTCTGGCTGCCCACCTCCTGA
- a CDS encoding ArsR/SmtB family transcription factor, with protein MLTSADADLMRVLADPLRLRIVTLLARETLCTTHLIEETGAKQTNLSNHLKVLRESGIVETEPCGRFVYYRLRPEALAALAGRFADFAATARTTAENNTKRSCP; from the coding sequence ATGCTGACGTCAGCCGATGCTGATCTGATGCGGGTCCTGGCCGACCCCCTCAGACTCCGGATCGTGACCCTCCTCGCCCGGGAGACGCTCTGTACCACGCACCTGATCGAGGAGACGGGCGCCAAGCAGACCAACCTCTCCAACCACCTGAAGGTGCTGCGCGAGTCCGGGATCGTGGAGACGGAGCCGTGCGGCCGGTTCGTCTACTACCGGCTCAGGCCCGAGGCGCTCGCCGCCCTCGCCGGTCGATTCGCCGACTTCGCCGCAACCGCGCGCACCACCGCCGAGAACAACACCAAGCGGTCCTGCCCCTGA